In Colletotrichum higginsianum IMI 349063 chromosome 1, whole genome shotgun sequence, one genomic interval encodes:
- a CDS encoding Proteasome subunit beta type: MDSLVAKYSRPAFEQHNTFRDDEQEDLELMGGAPPLSLKFAMPPVAHPSSWLRAATDDRSNPDCPIKIAHGTTTLAFRFQGGIIVATDSRATAGNWIASQTVKKVIEINSVLLGTMAGGAADCQYWLAWLGMQCRLHELRHKRRISVAAASKILANLVYSYKGMGLSMGTMCAGVTKEEGPALYYVDSDGTRLPGNLFCVGSGQTFAYGVLDAEYRYDLTDQEALDLGSRSILAATHRDAYSGGFINLYHVKEEGWVKHGFNDTNPIFWKTKLEKGEFTNVTADLD; this comes from the exons ATGGACAGCCTTGTAGCCAAGTACAGCCGCCCGGCGTTTGAGCAACACAACACTTTCAGAGACGATGAGCAAGAGGACCTCGAGCTCATGGGCGGTGCGCCGCCTCTGTCGTTGAAGTTCGCCATGCCCCCCGTCGCACAT CCCTCTTCTTGGCTCCGCGCAGCAACAGACGACCGCTCCAACCCCGATTGCCCCATCAAGATCGCCCACGGCACAACGACCCTCGCTTTCCGATTCCAGggcggcatcatcgtcgccaccgACTCCCGTGCCACGGCCGGAAACTGGATCGCCTCGCAAACGGTCAAGAAGGTTATTGAGATCAACTCGGTGCTTTTGGGCACCATggccggcggtgccgccgacTGCCAATACTGGCTCGCCTGGCTGGGCATGCAGTGTCGTCTCCACGAACTCCGCCACAAGCGCCGTATCTCGGTCGCTGCCGCGTCCAAGATCCTCGCCAACCTCGTCTACTCGTACAAGGGCATGGGCCTCAGCATGGGCACCATGTGCGCCGGcgtcaccaaggaggagggcccCGCGCTCTACTACGTCGATTCGGATGGCACCCGCCTGCCCGGCAACCTCTTCTGCGTCGGCAGTGGTCAGACCTTCGCCTACGGTGTTCTGGATGCCGAGTACCGCTACGACCTGACAGACCAGGAGGCGCTCGACCTCGGCAGCCGGAGTATCCTGGCGGCGACGCACCGCGACGCCTATTCTGGTGGTTTCATCAACCTGTACCacgtcaaggaggagggatgggTCAAGCACGGCTTCAACGACACGAATCCTATCTTCTGGAAGACgaagctcgagaagggcgagttCACCAACGTCACGGCCGACTTGGACTAG
- a CDS encoding glycoprotease, which translates to MPSLRHTHFHGDRASTQAVVHRRHHVGSRTLLTLAIETSCDDTCVAVLSKDPGPGGRATLHFNSKVTCDSTAYGGVYPPVALRSHDAHLAPLVAEALAALPPIEQRPRVHDDDTPGVIAGGSAASDSHGGGVMTVSGVPRQMPTFVTVTRGPGMSANLGSGLATAKGLAAAWQVPLLAVNHMQAHALTPRLVSALNWSLPAPSPSSPPPLHHHPPAAAAASAPIPLTPEYPFLTLLVSGGHTQLVHSCSLTDHRILATTVDVAVGDALDKAARHILPPDMLASHGDVMYGALLERFAFPGSSPASTPSPPQEYDYEYTPPFRRIDEIATYTSPYSWTLTPPLAASRALSYSFVGLGSQIHKIVASKNGGGSDDTMPLDERRCLARAAMRLLFEHLASRVLIALAAEPELRDAVRTLVVSGGVASNRFLMHVLRKTLDVRGAAHIGLTAPPPALCTDNAAMIAWTGMEMYEAGWESDLSVHVQRKWSIDPASDEGGILGLGGWVRRKSSE; encoded by the coding sequence ATGCCATCCCTCCGCCATACCCACTTCCACGGTGACCGGGCATCGACGCAGGCCGtcgtccaccgccgccaccacgTCGGCAGCCGCACTCTTCTAACCCTGGCCATCGAAACCTCATGCGACGATACCTgcgtcgccgtcctctccAAGGACCCCGGgcccggcggccgcgcgACCCTCCATTTCAACAGCAAGGTCACGTGCGACAGCACGGCCTACGGCGGCGTTTACCCGCCCGTCGCCCTGCGCTCGCACGACGCACACCTCGCGCCCCTCGTTgccgaggccctcgcggCCCTGCCGCCGATCGAACAACGCCCCAGGgtccacgatgacgatacACCGGGGGTCATTGCGGGGGGGTCCGCCGCAAGTGATagccacggcggcggcgtaaTGACAGTCTCCGGCGTCCCCCGCCAGATGCCCACCTTCGTGACGGTGACCCGTGGCCCGGGCATGTCCGCAAACCTTGGCTCCGGCCTCGCCACGGCCAAAGGtctcgcggcggcgtggcAGGTGCCCCTCCTGGCCGTCAACCACATGCAGGCCCATGCCCTCACCCCACGCCTCGTGTCTGCCCTCAATTGGTCTCTTCCTGCAccatctccctcttctccccctcctcttcatcatcatcctcctgctgctgctgctgcctcgGCCCCGATACCCCTAACACCCGAATACCCCTTCCTCACCCTTCTCGTCTCAGGCGGTCACACCCAGCTCGTTCACTCCTGCTCCCTCACAGACCACCGCATCCTCGCTACCACGGTAGATGTCGCCGTTGGTGACGCCCTAGACAAGGCGGCGCGCCACATCCTGCCCCCAGACATGCTGGCCTCCCACGGGGACGTCATGTAcggcgccctcctcgagcgctTCGCCTTCCCGGGTTCCTCGCCTGCGTCCACTCCTTCTCCACCGCAAGAGTACGACTACGAGTATACCCCGCCCTTCCGTCGCATCGACGAGATCGCTACCTACACCTCCCCCTACTCCTGGACCCTGACCCCGCCCCTTGCCGCCTCCCGCGCCCTGTCGTACTccttcgtcggcctcggcagccAGATTCACAAGATCGTCGCATccaagaacggcggcggcagcgacgatACAATGCCACTCGATGAGCGCAGGTgcctcgcccgcgccgccatGCGCCTCCTGTTCGAACACCTGGCCAGCCGCGTCCTCatcgccttggccgccgaACCGGAGCTCAGGGACGCCGTCCGGACGCTCGTCGTTAGCGGTGGCGTTGCAAGCAACCGCTTCCTCATGCACGTCCTGCGAAAAACCCTTGATGTTCGCGGGGCCGCCCACATCGGGCTCACGGCGCCCCCGCCAGCGCTTTGTACGGACAATGCGGCCATGATCGCCTGGACGGGCATGGAGATGTACGAGGCTGGCTGGGAAAGTGATCTCTCAGTGCACGTCCAACGGAAGTGGTCGATTGACCCGGCGAGCGACGAGGGCGGaatcctcggcctcggcggttGGGTGAGAAGAAAATCGAGTGAGTAG